One window of Papaver somniferum cultivar HN1 chromosome 9, ASM357369v1, whole genome shotgun sequence genomic DNA carries:
- the LOC113314156 gene encoding uncharacterized protein LOC113314156 — translation MELTLPSLSFSTPELPKVLVRSSNQCSISTLHLRSVERRRRKFIVYSSLPETAASIVIAAAVVGTATNYLLKTMKASESTNAENLLKPCEDCSGTGICGECKGEGFVVKRMSDERAEKARLSAKNMATRYTAGLPKKWSYCTKCSSSRSCTTCGGRGTL, via the exons ATGGAGCTCACATTGCCTTCTCTCTCGTTTTCAACACCAG AATTGCCGAAAGTACTTGTTCGTTCAAGTAATCAATGTTCTATCTCTACATTACATTTGAGGTCCGTAGAGCGGAGACGAAGGAAGTTTATTGTGTATTCCTCTCTACCAGAAACTGCTGCTTCTATTGTAATTGCGGCTGCTGTCGTAGGTACAGCAACAAACTATCTTCTTAAAACGATGAAAGCGTCTGAATCTACCAAT GCAGAGAACCTATTGAAACCCTGCGAGGATTGTAGCGGTACTGGTATTTGTGGAGAATGTAAGGGTGAGGGTTTTGTGGTTAAGAGAATGTCAGATGAAAGAGCTGAGAAGGCAAGGTTATCTGCTAAGAATATGGCTACGCGATATACTGCAGG GCTCCCCAAAAAATGGAGTTACTGCACAAAATGCTCTTCTTCGAGATCTTGTACTACTTGCGGTGGCCGTGGAACATTATGA